One segment of Humidesulfovibrio mexicanus DNA contains the following:
- a CDS encoding sigma-54-dependent transcriptional regulator, with protein MSKPNSEQRSALVVDDEPGHRMLVRAVLEDAGWRVTDAPSGEAALALLDRAQPHVALVDMKMPGMDGVTLMRELHARIPVLPVVLLTAFGSVGAAVEAMKQGAFDYLTKPADNDELAAVLEKSYEYRRLVDENARLRTALKGGVAESLVGASPSIVRVRELIEQAGPSEATVLILGESGTGKELVAEGLHLASQRARKPLIKVNCAALPADLLESELFGYVKGAFTGAVKDKPGRFQLASGGTLFLDEIGDMPLTLQAKLLRALQEKIVEPLGAVKPVETDVRILAATNRDLRADVASGRFREDLYYRLAVLEIQIPPLRERTGDLPLLAGHLLRKLGTKNRKEIRAIAPAFVEALSRYSWPGNVRELENVLERALILSRSDTLGPELLPPQMAGLAGAGADGAGGAGIGVAGGGQGVALSPGLPAALEDAEREALRQALDASGGHREKTADALGISRRTLQYKLKKYGLTRR; from the coding sequence ATGAGCAAACCGAACAGTGAACAGCGCTCCGCCCTGGTGGTGGACGACGAGCCCGGACACCGGATGCTGGTGCGCGCCGTGCTGGAGGACGCGGGCTGGCGCGTCACCGACGCCCCCTCCGGCGAGGCGGCCCTCGCCCTGCTTGACCGCGCCCAGCCCCACGTGGCCCTGGTGGACATGAAGATGCCCGGCATGGACGGGGTGACCCTGATGCGCGAACTGCACGCCCGCATCCCGGTGCTGCCGGTGGTGCTGCTCACAGCCTTCGGCAGCGTGGGCGCGGCGGTGGAGGCCATGAAGCAAGGGGCCTTCGACTACCTGACCAAGCCGGCGGACAATGACGAACTGGCCGCCGTGCTGGAGAAAAGCTACGAGTACCGCCGCCTGGTGGACGAAAACGCCCGCCTGCGCACGGCCCTCAAGGGTGGCGTGGCCGAGTCCCTGGTGGGCGCCAGCCCAAGCATCGTGCGCGTGCGCGAGCTCATCGAGCAGGCCGGGCCGAGCGAAGCCACGGTGCTCATCCTGGGCGAATCCGGCACGGGCAAGGAACTGGTGGCCGAGGGCCTGCATCTGGCCAGCCAGCGTGCCCGCAAGCCCCTCATCAAGGTCAACTGCGCGGCCCTGCCCGCGGACTTGCTGGAGAGCGAGCTCTTCGGCTACGTCAAGGGCGCGTTCACCGGCGCGGTGAAGGACAAGCCCGGCCGCTTCCAGCTGGCCAGCGGGGGCACGCTCTTTCTGGACGAGATCGGCGACATGCCGCTGACCTTGCAGGCCAAGCTCTTGCGCGCCCTGCAGGAAAAAATCGTGGAGCCGTTGGGCGCGGTGAAACCCGTGGAGACCGACGTGCGCATCCTGGCGGCCACCAACCGCGATCTGCGCGCCGACGTGGCCAGCGGCCGCTTCCGCGAGGACTTGTACTACCGCCTGGCGGTGCTGGAGATCCAGATTCCCCCCCTGCGCGAACGCACCGGCGACCTGCCGCTCTTGGCCGGGCACCTGCTGCGCAAGCTGGGGACGAAAAACCGCAAGGAGATACGCGCCATCGCCCCGGCCTTCGTGGAGGCGCTCTCGCGCTATTCCTGGCCCGGCAACGTGCGCGAGTTGGAGAACGTGCTGGAGCGCGCGCTCATCCTCTCGCGCTCCGACACCCTGGGTCCGGAGCTGCTGCCCCCGCAAATGGCGGGACTGGCCGGGGCTGGCGCCGATGGCGCGGGCGGGGCCGGAATCGGCGTAGCGGGCGGAGGCCAGGGCGTGGCCCTCTCCCCCGGACTGCCCGCCGCCCTGGAGGACGCCGAGCGCGAGGCCCTGCGCCAGGCGCTGGACGCCTCCGGCGGGCACCGCGAAAAAACCGCCGATGCGCTGGGCATCAGCCGCCGCACGCTCCAGTACAAGCTCAAGAAGTACGGGCTGACACGGAGATAG
- a CDS encoding surface-adhesin E family protein, protein MKKIILSSFVVLGFAASAYAADWVHIGTTQEGSKVLVDKETIVRNGELVTFFERTDYSLKASERIKKNNKLDELPIISKSEMALNCKTKSIQQQRSLFYNADGVVIRTEPGVTMQTVVPGTIGEDEYKHLCVPKIK, encoded by the coding sequence ATGAAAAAAATTATCCTCTCCTCCTTTGTCGTCCTGGGGTTCGCCGCCAGCGCCTATGCTGCGGATTGGGTTCACATCGGAACAACACAAGAAGGCTCCAAGGTCTTGGTCGATAAAGAAACCATCGTCCGAAACGGTGAGTTAGTCACCTTTTTTGAGCGGACAGACTATTCTCTCAAAGCCTCGGAACGAATCAAAAAAAACAACAAACTTGATGAACTTCCCATAATCAGCAAGAGCGAAATGGCGTTAAACTGTAAGACCAAGAGCATCCAGCAACAACGTAGCCTTTTCTACAACGCCGATGGCGTTGTCATCCGTACGGAGCCCGGCGTTACCATGCAGACCGTGGTCCCTGGGACCATCGGTGAGGATGAATACAAGCATCTTTGTGTCCCAAAAATCAAATAG